The window ACTTTAACTTCAAAATAATCTTCACTCACTGAATACAGCTGTTCCTTACAGAGTTGACAAAGTGACTGAGGACTACAAATGCTGCTACTTCAGACAGAATGTGGGAATGCTGTTTAGTACTTGTTTTGTGGATATGGAATGTATTTAAGGAAAACTGTTGTATTTAATCTTATGTGGTACCTTTGTacaagaaagattaattttttttaaaaatacaagtcttCAGAGTGAAACTCAAGCATGTTACCTGTTcctactttaaaataaagtatattcTGTTCATTGTGTAGAAAAATTGTAAACTCCAGTTGTCATTCCTACAGTAAGCTTCTAAAATCCCTTAACACACACAACACTGAACTTGTACTTTCAGGACTTCTTACTAATTTTGTAGAAGCATCTGTTACATGAAGGGCCTCCAAAATTACCTACAAAGCATGCTTTACCCCAGAGCTCCATAGAAGCCAGATAAAAATCCTCAGTTAAGTTTTGTTTAGAATATCTGTGAGGATATGGGAGAAGAGGACTTGATCCACGTTTGGGTAAGAAATAATTAGAAGTTTAAAACAGAGTTGTGGTAAAAATTCTTGAACTTGTTTACCCTTCAAAAAACTAAAGCTTTCTAAATTAAGACCTACAAGGCAAATGACAACGGTTTTAACTTCTGACATTATCACCTCCCTCCTTAATCCACAACTGGAACTGTCTAACTTAGAAACAATGCAAATACCCTGCATCATTACAAGTACTGTCCTTGTTTTCATTGGTGGATACGCAATCTGTGGCTTCCTGTTAATCAGTTCAGTGCTATTCCTAAAGAATATTAAAGCAACTATCTCAGTTGGCTTGTGTCTTCATAAGACTAAAAGCAGTAGAAGTAGCCTTACTTGTGGCAGGAGTGCTTATAGCTCTGGGGTAGGTTAGACCAAACACTGCTTAAGGAGACAGGTCAGCCACTCATGCCTGAAAGAGCTTATACACCCTGGAAGCTTCTGTGATGTTTCCACTATCAGTATTGTCTTTCTTAAAAGATTTCTCCCCACCATCGCCCTCCTTCCTTTTCTAGAAAACAGAATAGTAACTTCCAGGATAAGATTGAATGTATTTCCCATATCTCCACTTGAAAACTAAGGCTAATTAGGAAGTTTCTGATATATTTCTGTTCTTGGGTCATAGAACTGAGTGCTGTGGTTATCAGGTGCTATTAGTTGTGGAACTGATGTTGGCTGTGTATTTTGGCTACTGACTCTTTGTAAAGCAGATACACAGCAATGTTatgggcaggcagctgcctgaaaCAAGACCAGTTATAAAATTAGACCCAAAGAATGCTTCCAGTAACACCTTGGTAGTGGTTGCAATAACTTTAGAGCACttgaagaaaaactatttttcagtaCTTGTATGTAGATCATCAATGTTTTTAACTGCTGTAACTGTCAAAAGAAGATTAAGATCTGCCTGTTCTATGTAAGAAAACATGTCATTCAGCACTGATGGTTAAAGTGCAGTTGCTGTCCTAGATGAGACATAGAGAAACATATGAAAACATGGTCAGTAGACATATTCCCTTTAAATAGATCATGGTGACTGCACGTGTCAGCCTTCACTTCTCATACAAGATTTAGTCGCATACTGCTCTCAAACAAAAGATTTCTGGAAGACGTGCAAAGTTTTTAAGTTTGACTTATTTTATGAAGGGAAGAGGGACTGTTTATCAGATCAGTCAGGTGTAATCTGAATCAATCTTAATGAAGAGATTCTATTAAGATTAAGGTAGTAACCTTGAAAGAAGAtggatgcatttttatttaatacaagCAGCAAATATGAGCTGTTTCATAGGCTAACAAAATGGCTTAGCTGACAATGAAAATGGGTTTATCTTAGACAAACTGCAGCAGAGGTGCAAATGTGCTGTAGTCTTGATATACCAGGCAGGTAAATATCGTGCTGATAttcacctcctccccagccaggCTATTCTCACAGTTCTTGTCCTCTGTAAGACAGAGCAGAAGTAAACAATTCAGTATTCCCTGTGTCTAAGGGAGTTTTAACATCTTTAGAAAGAGAATCATCTAGGTTTTAGTGAAGCTGTTCAGAAATATTGTTGAGATTTCAGAAATGCTGTAGGTTTGTTGACTTCCTTGGCATGTGCCTAACTCTTTTCCACAATCAGAAGTTAatacctaattttttttattactgtcaaAATACTCCTCCTCTTCTATTCCTTTGAAAACCAAgaaattttaattactttctgTATTAACTTCAAATTATTAGCTCATAAGCCTGCTAAGCTTGCAGAACcgtttttctcagtttttcagaATTCAAATGCGAGTTTGGGACTGATGGCACACAACACAGTCTAGTGCAATGTCTTGCATTGCTCTTCGTATGAGgaatttaatatgtattttaaaaaacgcAGCCTCTGTTTAAAcctaaagctgctgctgcttgctaAACAAGTGGATAGTGTCATAGGGGAGGAGGAGGTTTTTAAGAAGTGAGCAGTCCCATAAGTCCTGGCAGCACATTCATATGAACTTCTGTATAACATGATGTTTATCAACATTCAAACCTGAATTCTGAGTACCAGGTAGCCTTTAAAAATAGTGAGGCTTCCAGACGCTTGAAGTTATGCTAAAGTTTGTCCTCCTGTCTCTTTGTTAAGATCTGTATGACTGACCTTGACAATGTAATGTCGCTAGTCATATGTCCTCCAGTAAATTTGAATAGGAGTTCAATTTAAAGGGAGCTGGTATATAGTTCATGGTTGAAGACTACAATTATCCTAGCAgagtttggtggttgttttttttatttttcttttgtttccattccCCCACCACCTCACCCCCACCTGGCATGCATTGATCCAGTTTCTGTTAGGGAAATGAACACCACAAACATCTCTACCTAGTTGTAGCAGTTAACCTTGTCAGTTACACACAGGAAGACAAGCCAGCAGCTTGTCTGGGCTCAAGTTTACTCCCTTGTAAAACGAGAAGAGAATGGGAAGGAAAATATGGGCGAACATCCAGTTACAGAAAccctaaaaccaaacagaatGTACCCCTGTTTCTTGGCTGCAGTTAATTTTGAACTCTTAGGATTAAAACCAATTTCCTgatctaaataaaaaaatgctacgTGGAATTTCTGGGGGGTTACAGGTGAATGAAACGCAGATTAGGATGTTAGAAACTTTCAGGTGCACCTCACGGGCTGACTTAAGGTCagcatttcaaagacaaaatatctGACTGATAGTGCAGTTCTGAACACTTCATTCAGTGTTATTCATTCCTATTTTGTACGTGTTCTTCAACTTTGTTTTGGAATAGTGTTTTAGTTCAGTGGTGAGTCTGGTCTTTTTGATTGTACCAAATGGTACAGCTGATCTCTTCAGGCTGCTGAAATTGAAATAACTATTTCAGAGTGCAGTTGCTGTAGGCCAGCTGCCTTTATTCATGCATAATTTAATAGTGGAAGGAAATTATAAACGTCGTTGCCAAGCCCCTCCCCATTGCATATTTGAATCTGAGGTGGTAGTAGCTATCTCAAAGCATAGTCAATACTCTTGGCTGGTGAATCTACCAGTATGTTAACTTCCAAACTAGCTTGGTGATCATTTTTATTAGCAACCTCCTGATAGGAGGAGGCAAGAAAGGTTGTAATAAAAATAGATCTTCTTTTGTACTAAGCATATTGCGAATCACAGCAGTTAGATCTTGCCTATTTTTCTGTTGCAAATGTTACATCTGATTTACAGTGAGGATTAGGGGGAAAatttgcaaaaatgcaaattttacttTTAGTGCTATTCAACTTTCTGTTTGGAAGGTGTTAGTGGGGCTGACAAAGTCATGCATAAGACCTGCAGGGAGCGATCGAGCTTTTGTATAGGCACTTCCTCCAACTTAGCTACTCAGAGGAATTTTTGCATTAATGGTGGACTGACAGCATGACGTAGTTTTTCCTTCCCCTTACCACTGCTACTCCCAAACTCCTAACAGCACGTTGGGAGAGTGCAGTGTTCAAGGGACTGGAAAAACATGGCTGTACTGTGAGTGCAGACTGAGGAGTAGATTGGACTGGCCAGTCTCTTCCAGGCTGTGAAGTAGGACTGGTTTAGGGACCTAAGTGTTTCCACCTGCATAGCAGGGTTCTTACTGTATGCTGTGTTATGTCTTAAATCAGCTCaatgctgctttgctgcagatGCAGACCTACTGTCCATTTTAAAAGCGCCGGGGAACGGTTGCTGCCAAAAGTTGTGGGAGTGCGGAGTCAGGACAAACAGCACTGGCATTTGCAAAGCGAAGTAACAAGTTtgctcaggagctgctggagTATCCTGCAGCTGGCTCAGAGACAATGAAATACAAGCTTGCCTCAGAGTTGCCCATCCTATTCAGTGAGACTCTTGAAACTGCAGGCCTGTCTTCTGTTTAATTATGATTTTCTAAAAGCTGCTCCTGAAGGAAACTCTTAAACAGGAAAATCAGTCTTTACACAAATACAGGGTCAAATGGACTTTGTTCTCCTGACACAGTACTGCAAACCTGTCCTTTAAAGAGATTAGTGGCTTGCCTTTACTTCATTGTCTAGGAATGTTTTGATCAGCATAGCTCTAACACCTAACAGCACACTGAAAGCTGATTGCTGGAAGAGATGGTTTTGCTCACTGCACTAGTTACCACTACAAATGTTTCTGCTTGGCTAGCTCCCAGAATAGGCTGTCACCAGCTCTGTGTCTGTGCTGAAAACAGCGTTGGACTGCGGGGGGAAGGggagcaaatgaaataaaagtatgaCAGCTTGAGTGACCCGTTGTGGAGCTGTAGCCTCAAGTTTCTCTTTTGGAGTTAGCGAAGAGATGGATACAGATTTATGGTACAAATACTTCCGTACTGCTTAGTGATATCAAATGGAGGTACATACTGAAGATTTTGATAGGGCGTTTGATTGTATTTCAGCCTCCTGCCCCCAATTATCTTGGTTTTCTCCCCCTCAAAAAGAAGACAGTTTGGTGATTTAGTGTGAGCAACTAAAGGAGAACATTTGTTTATAAGTTCATTTTCAGTTTAGCGTCAAGTAAGAGTATTTTGTGTAACAAGAAACTTTTCTTCTTGTGGTACAGGAAAGGAATAAAGGAGGAGGCTCAATTATAACTCTTCAGTCTTTGTACCAGTGAAATAACAGATGCTTGCATTAAATGGTCATTTCAGCTTTTCCTGTTGTAGCTCTGTATCAAACAGTTTTGCTAGTATCTTAAGAGTAGTTGTCTTTGAGAGAAATGAGGAAGTCTGATGTTTAGCCCTTGTCTTTGTGGCATGTCCAAGCTGTGGAATTTAATGTCTGGGCTTCATCTCTTGCAAGGATAGAGAAGTAAAAAATGGCTCTATCATGGTCAgtcttcagttctttttcttttgcagtttaagAGGAGAATATATATCTTACATATAGTCTGCCAGAAAAAATCTGGGTGATACATCTCATTCTTTAGTGTCTCCGTCCATGGGGGTTTGCTAATTAGTATTTGAATATACTCACTGTAGTAATGAAATGGCAAGATGTGTGAAGTCTTAGTTTGCAATTCTAGTGTTCTAATACAAAATTCTGTCTTACTAGCTCTGATTGGTGTTTAAGAAGTTCTAACCTTGCTCTTTTTTAGGGTctctgaaaggcagcaagaaagagTTCTGGGAGCACAACAAGGAACATGGCAACCCAAGGTATATACTGCATCACAGTTCCTGTTATTAGAATCCTTCAGTTCTAATAAGGAACAGTTAAATTGGCTCCTTACTCCCCTTTTTTAACTTGTTAAAGTCACTTGGATTGAATAATGTCTGCTCTGCTACAGTGATTAATAACTTACAACTGGAACTCAAACCTGCAAATACGTTTGTCATCGTAAGCATTTTGGGTCCCTTAAGTACAGTCAAGTACCTGATCATAGTATGTGGAAAAAGACTAAGATGGTCACAATAGCAGTGATTGCCCTGTCTGATATTCGGGCTTATAGACGTCTGCACTGGTTCGACTTAAAGCCTCCATTTAAAACTGCTCTCTCGCTTCCAGTGCTACCTCTGCTGGATTGAGATAGTTGTTTATAAcgctttattttcatttaaaatctgtgTCATCTCTTGAAGGATTAATACATGCTGGAGTAATTGAACTAAACTTAATTGTTCAACAATGATTTCTTACAGCTGACTTGATGGAGTTGGATATGGCAATGGAGccagacagaaaagcagcagtcagTCATTGGCAGCAACAATCATATCTGGACTCTGGTATCCATTCCGGTGCCACAACAACTGCTCCCTCCTTGAGTGGCAAGGGAAATCCTGAAGAGGAAGATGTGGACACGACACAAGTCTTGTATGAGTGGGAGCAGGGATTCTCTCAGTCCTTCACCCAGGAGCAAGTTGCTGGTAAGGCCTTTTCTATTACACTGGTTTGCTTAGACATGCAGCTTAACAATACAGAAACCTAAATACTGAATTATTACCAATCTAGAAGATGGTCTTTTTATTCTTAGTTTGAGGTAATGATTTACCTTGTTTTTCAGATATTGATGGCCAGTATGCAATGACTAGGGCTCAGAGAGTGCGTGCAGCTATGTTCCCTGAAACGCTGGATGAAGGAATGCAAATCCCATCCACGCAATTTGATGCTGCTCATCCAACTAATGTGCAACGCCTGGCTGAGCCATCCCAGATGTTAAAACATGCTGTTGTTAATTTGATAAACTACCAAGATGATGCTGAACTTGCAACTCGTGCAATCCCAGAACTGACCAAACTGTTGAATGATGAGGACCAGGTCAGCATTTTCTCTCCCTCGGTGTAACTTGCTTGTGGGGCTTCTTCAGCGACCTTAAAACTAAAActtttcttcaaatgtttttgTAGGTGGTGGTGAACAAGGCTGCAGTTATGGTTCATCAGTTATCCAAAAAGGAAGCATCTCGCCATGCTATTATGAGATCTCCTCAAATGGTATCTGCTATTGTACGTACCATGCAAAATACAAACGATGTGGAAACAGCCCGTTGTACTGCAGGTACACTACACAATCTCTCACATCACCGTGAAGGCTTGTTGGCAATCTTCAAATCAGGAGGCATCCCTGCTTTGGTTAAAATGCTTGGGTATGTGGACTACTAAGACagtacttctgttttttttcagttgctactGGTAGGTGCAGGTAttcatgaggttttttccttccttaggtCCCCAGTGGACTCTGTGCTGTTCTATGCCATTACAACTCTTCACAATCTCCTGTTACATCAGGAAGGAGCCAAAATGGCTGTCCGTCTTGCTGGTGGGCTGCAGAAAATGGTTGCCTTGCTCAACAAGACGAATGTCAAATTCTTGGCCATCACAACGGACTGCCTTCAGATTTTAGCGTATGGCAATCAAGAGAGTAAGGTAAGTGCCTCTGCTCTTAAAGCACTTAAAATGAGCAAGCTTGCTATGAATGGCCTAACAGCTCCTCTGTACTGATCTTCTTATTATGAATCTTCAGCCATGTTGGGCTTTTGCCAGTCAGTCCTGACCTTGTAAGGGGTGAGGGACGCAGGAGTTATTTTGCGGAAATGCAGTCATGCTTATAGCGAGACTGCAAAACTTATTGACCTGACCAGCAGATGTGAACAGTTTTTTAGAGATCTGTAACCTATGGTGGGTGTAAGTCAGCAACAATTACTTCCTGCTGACAAGCACAAGAACTGACagataaatgttatttttgctgtctttcagcTGATTATTCTGGCAAGTGGTGGACCCCAGGCGCTAGTAAATATAATGAGGACCTATACTTACGAGAAACTATTGTGGACCACAAGTAGGGTGCTGAAGGTGTTGTCAGTCTGCTCCAGCAACAAACCTGCTATTGTTGAAGCTGGTAAGTACCTTGTACCCATGATAATTTACAAAGCTATATGGTACTGCAGGATCGGTACGTTTCACACAAGAGCAGAAGCTGCCAGCATAAAAAATAGCACTTGGATTGGTCCTTCAGTCCATAACTAGTTTTGGAGGCCTTTAGTATACAGAAGTATAAAAGTCAGACTGTTTTGTGTAAGTCTTCTATGTTGTTAGCTGGATAGCTTAGTGCCTGAGCATTGTCAGAATGGTCCCCTTAGAATATGCATACATTTAGAAGGTCTCCAGTGTCACAAAAAGAATCTCAGGGTTTTCTTCTATGTGATGAAAAGGTTAGGGCCTAGCCATAAATGCCACGAAAGAGCCAGAAGCTTGTGAGATACACATTCAGACTTTAAGGAAGAGAAGGACCTGACTGTTTACCAGATGAGCATCTGAGTAATGGTGTCAAATCTGTACCATCTTCTAGGTGGGATGCAAGCTTTGGGACTCCACCTCACAGATCCAAGCCAGCGTCTTGTCCAGAACTGTCTCTGGACTCTGAGAAATCTGTCAGATGCTGCAACAAAGCAGGTAAATGGTTTTTCTAAGGGATCAGGGTCAAAAGTCAACATAGTGGAAGAGGAGAGacaaatttttcttccttctttttctgcaggAGGGAATGGAAGGCCTTCTAGGAACTCTTGTTCAGCTTTTAGGATCAGATGATATTAATGTTGTGACTTGTGCTGCTGGCATCCTTTCTAACCTTACTTGCAACAATTACAAGAACAAGATGATGGTGTGCCAGGTTGGTGGCATTGAGGCTCTTGTGCGCACAGTTCTTCGGGCTGGAGACAGGGAAGACATCACAGAACCTGCTATTTGTGCGCTCCGTCACCTCACCAGCAGACATCAAGAAGCTGAGATGGCTCAAAATGCAGTACGTCTCCATTATGGACTCCCAGTGGTGGTTAAACTGTTGCACCCACCATCACACTGGCCTTTGATCAAGGTAAATAATCCTTCACAGCTTTCAGGGTTGAAAACTCctgcttttttaaatgtaactttaaCTGTGAAAAGTTGTTTCCAAAGTGTTGGGGAATGTAACTTGTCTGATGGGAAAGTTGCTTCAATTGGGCAACCTGGCTCGCCATCTCCTAGTGATTAAAGCATTTGGGATcaactgatgggaaaaaaataaaaaagggaaccTCTAACAGCAAGCGCACCCCCCCCATGCTCTTTTATTTCCCACTTCCTTTCTTAACTGTAGGCTACTGTTGGTTTGATCCGCAATCTTGCTCTCTGTCCTGCAAACCACGCCCCGCTGCGTGAACAAGGTGCTATTCCAAGGCTAGTTCAGTTGCTGGTTAGAGCACATCAAGATACCCAGCGACGTACTTCTATGGGTGGGACACAACAGCAGTTTGTGGTAAGTGTCCACCACTAACTAAAGTTCCGTCCGTTCCGTAAAACTTGTCCCTAAAACTCCTCATTTATCAGTGTGCCTCAGTCATGTGTTGTTTGGTCTACATAGCTGTTGTCTTATCATTGTCTCTAATTCATATTATTATTCTCTTGGCATGCTCGTAATTCTATCTCAGCAGGCCTGAAGCTGTTCTTTAAATAAGTAACTAAATAATAATGCCTAAATCTTGGTT of the Larus michahellis chromosome 2, bLarMic1.1, whole genome shotgun sequence genome contains:
- the CTNNB1 gene encoding catenin beta-1 isoform X1 — encoded protein: MATQADLMELDMAMEPDRKAAVSHWQQQSYLDSGIHSGATTTAPSLSGKGNPEEEDVDTTQVLYEWEQGFSQSFTQEQVADIDGQYAMTRAQRVRAAMFPETLDEGMQIPSTQFDAAHPTNVQRLAEPSQMLKHAVVNLINYQDDAELATRAIPELTKLLNDEDQVVVNKAAVMVHQLSKKEASRHAIMRSPQMVSAIVRTMQNTNDVETARCTAGTLHNLSHHREGLLAIFKSGGIPALVKMLGSPVDSVLFYAITTLHNLLLHQEGAKMAVRLAGGLQKMVALLNKTNVKFLAITTDCLQILAYGNQESKLIILASGGPQALVNIMRTYTYEKLLWTTSRVLKVLSVCSSNKPAIVEAGGMQALGLHLTDPSQRLVQNCLWTLRNLSDAATKQEGMEGLLGTLVQLLGSDDINVVTCAAGILSNLTCNNYKNKMMVCQVGGIEALVRTVLRAGDREDITEPAICALRHLTSRHQEAEMAQNAVRLHYGLPVVVKLLHPPSHWPLIKATVGLIRNLALCPANHAPLREQGAIPRLVQLLVRAHQDTQRRTSMGGTQQQFVEGVRMEEIVEGCTGALHILARDVHNRIVIRGLNTIPLFVQLLYSPIENIQRVAAGVLCELAQDKEAAEAIEAEGATAPLTELLHSRNEGVATYAAAVLFRMSEDKPQDYKKRLSVELTSSLFRTEPMAWNETADLGLDIGAQGEPLGYRPDDPSYRSFHSGGYGQDALGMDPMMEHEMGGHHPGADYPVDGLPDLGHAQDLMDGLPPGDSNQLAWFDTDL
- the CTNNB1 gene encoding catenin beta-1 isoform X2, giving the protein MATQADLMELDMAMEPDRKAAVSHWQQQSYLDSGIHSGATTTAPSLSGKGNPEEEDVDTTQVLYEWEQGFSQSFTQEQVADIDGQYAMTRAQRVRAAMFPETLDEGMQIPSTQFDAAHPTNVQRLAEPSQMLKHAVVNLINYQDDAELATRAIPELTKLLNDEDQVVVNKAAVMVHQLSKKEASRHAIMRSPQMVSAIVRTMQNTNDVETARCTAGTLHNLSHHREGLLAIFKSGGIPALVKMLGSPVDSVLFYAITTLHNLLLHQEGAKMAVRLAGGLQKMVALLNKTNVKFLAITTDCLQILAYGNQESKLIILASGGPQALVNIMRTYTYEKLLWTTSRVLKVLSVCSSNKPAIVEAGGMQALGLHLTDPSQRLVQNCLWTLRNLSDAATKQEGMEGLLGTLVQLLGSDDINVVTCAAGILSNLTCNNYKNKMMVCQVGGIEALVRTVLRAGDREDITEPAICALRHLTSRHQEAEMAQNAVRLHYGLPVVVKLLHPPSHWPLIKATVGLIRNLALCPANHAPLREQGAIPRLVQLLVRAHQDTQRRTSMGGTQQQFVEGVRMEEIVEGCTGALHILARDVHNRIVIRGLNTIPLFVQLLYSPIENIQRVAAGVLCELAQDKEAAEAIEAEGATAPLTELLHSRNEGVATYAAAVLFRMSEDKPQDYKKRLSVELTSSLFRTEPMAWNETADLGLDIGAQGEPLGYRPDAVSSE